TGGCGCGGAGCGGCGCCGATATCGTGATCAACGCTGCGGCCTACACCGCGGTCGACAAGGCCGAGTCGGAACCCGACCTCGCCTATCGGCTCAATCGCGACGGTGCCGCGGCCCTGGCCGAGGGCGCCGCTGACTGCGGCGCTGCCCTGATCCACATCTCGACCGACTATGTGTTCGACGGCACCAAGCCGACGCCCTACCGCGAGGAGGATCCGGTCGGACCGGTGTCGGTTTATGGCGCCAGCAAGGAAGCTGGGGAACGCGCCGTGCGGGAACGGATCGAGCGCCATGTGATCCTGCGCACCGCCTGGGTCTACAGCCCCTTCGGCGAGGGCAGCTTCGTCAGGACCATGCTGCGATTGGGCGCCGAGCGGACGGAACTGAGGATCATCGACGATCAGCACGGCTCGCCGACCGCCGCGGCCGATGCGGCGCGCGCGATCGTCGAGATCGCCGCCGCGCTCGCCGCGGGCAAGAGCGACGGCCATGGCACCTTCCATTTCTGCAATACCGGCTCGACGACGCGATTCGGCCAGGCGAAATTCATCTTCGACTGGCTCGCCGCCCATGGGCACAAGGTGCCCCGCCTGACGCCCATCCCCACCAGCGCCTACCCCTTG
The nucleotide sequence above comes from Hypericibacter terrae. Encoded proteins:
- the rfbD gene encoding dTDP-4-dehydrorhamnose reductase, with the protein product MAQRILVAGRSGQIARALASAPLPGGFALECRGRDSLDLMDPARTIREVARSGADIVINAAAYTAVDKAESEPDLAYRLNRDGAAALAEGAADCGAALIHISTDYVFDGTKPTPYREEDPVGPVSVYGASKEAGERAVRERIERHVILRTAWVYSPFGEGSFVRTMLRLGAERTELRIIDDQHGSPTAAADAARAIVEIAAALAAGKSDGHGTFHFCNTGSTTRFGQAKFIFDWLAAHGHKVPRLTPIPTSAYPLPARRPANAVLDCGRIGAVYGILPSAWETSMAECLSEIMAAGGTKDLI